A part of Polynucleobacter sp. MG-Unter2-18 genomic DNA contains:
- the atpD gene encoding F0F1 ATP synthase subunit beta, with protein sequence MSNGNIVQCIGPVVDIQFPRDNMPNIYDALTLVESGEKSFAEKGLTFEVQQQIGDGVVRAIAMGASDGLRRGMEVKSTGAPISVPVGPATLGRIMDVLGRPIDDAGPIATQERRAIHQPAPKFDELSPSVDLLETGIKVIDLVCPFAKGGKVGLFGGAGVGKTVNMMELINNIAKQHSGLSVFAGVGERTREGNDFYHEMKESNVVDKVAMVFGQMNEPPGNRLRVALTGLTMAEAFRDEGRDILFFVDNIYRYTLAGTEVSALLGRMPSAVGYQPTLAEEMGKLQERITSTKTGSVTSIQAVYVPADDLTDPSPATTFLHLDSTVVLSRDIAALGIYPAVDPLDSTSRQLDPQVVGQEHYDVAREVQMTLQRYKELRDIIAILGMDELSPEDKLAVSRARKIQRFLSQPFHVAEVFTGSPGKYVPLKETIRGFKMICSGELDHLPEQAFYMVGSIDEAIEKAKKL encoded by the coding sequence ATGAGTAACGGAAATATCGTGCAGTGTATCGGTCCAGTGGTGGACATTCAGTTCCCACGTGACAACATGCCAAACATTTATGATGCCTTGACATTGGTTGAGAGCGGAGAAAAATCATTTGCTGAAAAAGGTTTGACCTTTGAAGTTCAGCAACAAATTGGTGATGGCGTTGTACGCGCAATTGCCATGGGTGCTAGCGATGGATTGCGTCGCGGCATGGAAGTGAAATCGACTGGTGCGCCAATTTCTGTTCCTGTTGGTCCAGCCACACTGGGCCGCATTATGGATGTTTTAGGCCGCCCAATTGACGATGCAGGCCCTATTGCTACTCAAGAGCGTCGCGCTATTCACCAGCCAGCACCAAAGTTTGATGAGCTCTCACCTTCCGTTGACTTGTTAGAAACTGGCATTAAGGTTATTGACTTAGTTTGCCCATTTGCTAAGGGCGGTAAGGTTGGCTTGTTCGGTGGTGCAGGTGTTGGTAAGACCGTAAACATGATGGAATTGATTAACAACATCGCTAAGCAACATTCAGGCTTATCTGTGTTTGCTGGCGTTGGTGAGCGTACTCGTGAAGGTAATGACTTTTATCACGAGATGAAAGAATCTAACGTTGTAGATAAAGTGGCAATGGTGTTTGGTCAGATGAACGAGCCTCCTGGCAACCGTTTGCGCGTTGCGTTGACTGGTTTGACAATGGCTGAAGCATTCCGTGATGAAGGCCGTGATATTTTGTTCTTCGTTGACAATATTTACCGTTACACACTCGCCGGTACTGAAGTATCTGCGTTGCTCGGTCGTATGCCATCCGCTGTGGGTTATCAGCCAACATTGGCTGAAGAGATGGGTAAGTTGCAAGAGCGTATTACTTCAACAAAGACTGGTTCCGTTACATCTATTCAGGCCGTTTACGTTCCTGCGGATGACTTGACCGATCCATCACCAGCGACAACCTTCTTACACTTAGACTCCACAGTGGTGTTGTCACGTGATATTGCTGCTTTGGGTATTTACCCAGCGGTTGATCCATTGGATTCAACTAGCCGTCAGCTTGACCCACAAGTAGTTGGTCAAGAGCACTATGACGTAGCCCGTGAAGTTCAGATGACATTGCAGCGTTATAAAGAGTTGCGCGACATTATTGCTATTTTGGGTATGGATGAGTTATCACCAGAAGACAAATTAGCCGTATCTCGTGCCCGTAAGATTCAACGTTTCTTGTCCCAGCCTTTCCACGTTGCAGAAGTATTTACTGGTTCACCAGGCAAATACGTTCCATTGAAAGAAACTATCCGTGGTTTCAAAATGATTTGCAGTGGAGAATTGGATCACTTGCCAGAGCAAGCGTTCTATATGGTGGGTTCAATTGATGAAGCCATCGAGAAAGCTAAGAAGCTTTAA
- a CDS encoding F0F1 ATP synthase subunit epsilon produces MSTIRVDVVSAEQSIFSGEAKFVALPGENGELGILRGHTPLITRIRPGSVRIEKADGDEEFVFVAGGYLEVQPDHVTVLADTAIRGHDLDEAKANEAKKRAEEAMQNRGTDFDLALAQSEFAMAAAQLAAIARFRRKK; encoded by the coding sequence ATGTCAACCATACGTGTCGATGTAGTAAGTGCAGAGCAATCCATTTTTAGCGGAGAGGCGAAGTTTGTTGCGCTTCCCGGTGAAAATGGTGAGCTTGGTATTTTGCGCGGCCACACTCCTTTGATTACACGCATTCGTCCAGGCTCAGTTCGTATCGAAAAAGCTGATGGTGATGAAGAGTTTGTATTCGTTGCAGGTGGCTATTTAGAAGTGCAGCCGGATCATGTCACAGTACTGGCCGATACCGCCATTCGCGGACATGACCTTGATGAAGCTAAAGCTAACGAAGCAAAGAAGCGCGCTGAAGAGGCTATGCAAAATCGTGGCACGGACTTTGATTTAGCTTTGGCTCAATCAGAATTTGCGATGGCAGCTGCACAGCTGGCAGCGATTGCCCGTTTCCGTCGTAAAAAATAA
- the hemE gene encoding uroporphyrinogen decarboxylase: MSLLLNDRFLKACLGEAVDQTPLWLMRQAGRYLPEYNATRARAGSFLGLAKNPAYATEVTLQPLDRYPLDAAILFSDILTIPDAMGLGLKFTAGEGPSFDHPLRTEEAVKKLRVADMDQLKYVFDAVSEIRKALIQDGKQRVPLIGFSGSPWTLACYMIDGSGSDDFRHAKTMMFSRPDLLEHILEINVQSVAAYLIEQVKAGAQALMIFDTWGGLLPDGWYQRMSLAAMQKVIALLPREHEGRKIPIIMFTKGGGIWLNDMAQIGADVIAIDWTMRLSRARQQLLDINKPLALQGNLDPLILFSEPKQIAVAAESLLNDLAQAPALKPGLHSLDGHIFNLGHGINQFTPPENVTALSETVITKSKSLRTKQ, encoded by the coding sequence ATTTCTTTGTTGTTAAATGATCGATTTTTAAAGGCTTGCCTAGGCGAAGCGGTTGATCAAACGCCGCTGTGGCTCATGCGCCAAGCTGGTCGCTATCTGCCAGAGTACAACGCCACGCGCGCAAGAGCTGGAAGCTTTCTTGGTTTAGCTAAAAATCCAGCATATGCAACAGAGGTAACGCTCCAGCCGTTAGATCGCTACCCATTAGATGCAGCGATTTTGTTCTCGGATATTTTGACCATTCCTGATGCAATGGGCCTGGGTCTCAAATTTACAGCAGGTGAGGGACCAAGTTTTGATCATCCCCTGCGTACGGAAGAAGCGGTAAAAAAATTACGAGTTGCAGACATGGATCAGCTCAAATATGTTTTTGATGCTGTATCAGAAATTCGCAAGGCATTGATTCAGGATGGTAAGCAGCGCGTGCCACTCATTGGTTTTTCTGGAAGCCCATGGACACTGGCCTGCTACATGATTGATGGTTCTGGTTCAGACGATTTTCGCCATGCCAAGACTATGATGTTTAGTCGCCCAGATTTGCTTGAGCATATTCTGGAGATTAATGTACAGTCAGTGGCTGCTTACTTAATTGAGCAGGTAAAGGCCGGGGCGCAAGCGCTCATGATTTTTGATACTTGGGGTGGTTTACTTCCTGACGGCTGGTATCAGAGAATGTCTTTGGCTGCCATGCAAAAAGTAATTGCACTATTACCTCGTGAACATGAAGGGCGCAAAATCCCAATCATTATGTTCACAAAAGGCGGTGGTATTTGGTTAAACGATATGGCGCAAATTGGGGCAGATGTCATAGCGATTGACTGGACTATGCGCTTAAGTCGCGCTCGTCAGCAGCTTTTAGATATCAACAAGCCGCTGGCTTTGCAAGGCAACTTAGATCCGCTCATTTTGTTCTCAGAACCGAAGCAAATTGCAGTTGCTGCCGAAAGTCTCTTGAATGACTTAGCGCAGGCTCCTGCATTAAAGCCAGGTCTGCATTCTCTCGATGGCCATATTTTTAATCTAGGGCACGGCATCAACCAATTTACCCCGCCCGAAAATGTGACAGCGCTCTCTGAAACTGTAATCACTAAGTCAAAATCCTTGCGCACAAAGCAATAA
- the priA gene encoding primosomal protein N', which translates to MQVVVDKPLVQGFDYLWDIEKLGRFPEIGNVVEVPFARSKEIGLVVKVSNHSDYEIGKLKYVDRLAPFPVFDPALLRLMSFTSHYYIHALGETALPVIPQMWKKADAWEKITEKLKSAEKQSKKKLADVTEGLITLDQLNSEQKIALDQLLSDGEKENQFRAILLQGQTGSGKTAVFLNWLASTLKEDDAQVLLLVPEINLTPQLERRVRAYFPDKKMVVLHSGISEKKRGVAWYEAMTGKAQIILGTRLAALTPIPNLRVIVVDEEHDPSYKQQDSTRYSARDLAIWRAHDQKIPILLSSATPSLETWLAAQAGRYENIRLDQRAQGASLPSVHLINTRDPQNQFSPGDVGATKQKSLITKTLANAITKTLAEKKQSLILINRRGYAPVLSCSACNWLSKCTQCSTYTVMHKAGALSKRSVLNCHHCGLVKPIPQFCPDCGNADLKTLGHGTQKLEDAIEEMWPQARVLRVDTDSSRKSKGAEALFTEIHDGNVDIVVGTQMIAKGHDYQNIGLVAVLDADSRLYSADFRAAERLFAQLVQVAGRAGRSGTQGEAGGDIYIETQYPESPVFQYLLRHDVDGFLAFTAKEREEAKLPPYSYQALIHAEGKSLDQAIQFLNELKTRIKIKGLITKELKVYDPVPKPVMRVAGAERAQLLIESGNRKLLQETLEIIDQVLRQDSTGRISKTSRIRWLVERDPIAI; encoded by the coding sequence GTGCAGGTGGTAGTAGATAAGCCTTTAGTTCAGGGCTTTGACTACCTATGGGATATTGAAAAATTAGGCAGATTCCCTGAAATTGGCAATGTAGTTGAAGTACCCTTTGCAAGATCAAAAGAAATTGGGCTGGTAGTAAAAGTAAGCAATCACTCCGATTATGAGATCGGAAAGTTGAAATATGTGGATCGCCTTGCGCCATTTCCAGTTTTCGACCCCGCCCTATTGAGATTAATGAGCTTTACCAGCCATTACTACATCCATGCTTTAGGAGAAACTGCTTTGCCAGTCATCCCGCAAATGTGGAAAAAAGCAGATGCCTGGGAAAAGATAACGGAAAAACTGAAATCAGCTGAAAAGCAAAGTAAAAAGAAGCTAGCTGATGTCACAGAAGGATTGATCACACTAGATCAATTAAATTCCGAACAGAAGATCGCCCTAGATCAATTACTGTCAGATGGTGAAAAAGAAAATCAATTTAGGGCAATTCTGCTACAGGGTCAAACAGGAAGTGGCAAGACAGCAGTTTTTCTGAATTGGCTGGCAAGCACCCTTAAAGAAGATGATGCACAAGTACTGTTACTAGTACCAGAGATTAACTTAACGCCGCAATTGGAAAGAAGAGTGAGAGCCTACTTCCCTGATAAAAAAATGGTAGTGTTGCATAGCGGTATCAGTGAAAAGAAAAGAGGTGTCGCCTGGTATGAGGCGATGACTGGTAAAGCACAAATTATTTTGGGAACTAGGTTGGCGGCATTAACGCCAATTCCAAATTTACGCGTCATAGTGGTAGATGAAGAGCACGACCCATCTTATAAACAACAAGATAGTACCCGCTACTCAGCAAGAGATTTGGCAATTTGGCGAGCCCATGATCAAAAAATACCCATCCTCTTATCTTCTGCAACACCGTCACTAGAAACCTGGTTAGCAGCTCAAGCTGGTCGCTACGAAAATATTCGACTTGATCAGCGTGCACAGGGCGCAAGTCTGCCCAGCGTGCATTTAATTAATACACGTGATCCACAAAATCAATTTAGCCCAGGCGATGTAGGCGCAACCAAACAAAAAAGTCTGATTACAAAAACATTGGCAAACGCCATTACAAAAACGCTTGCAGAAAAAAAACAAAGTTTGATTTTGATTAATAGGCGCGGCTATGCTCCGGTACTCAGTTGCTCAGCATGTAATTGGTTATCAAAATGTACTCAATGCTCTACCTATACCGTCATGCATAAGGCCGGAGCATTAAGCAAAAGATCGGTATTGAATTGTCACCATTGTGGTTTGGTAAAGCCCATTCCACAATTTTGCCCTGATTGCGGAAATGCAGATCTGAAAACGCTTGGGCATGGAACTCAAAAATTAGAAGATGCGATTGAAGAAATGTGGCCACAAGCCAGAGTGCTGCGGGTCGACACGGACTCAAGCAGAAAGAGTAAAGGAGCAGAAGCGCTCTTTACGGAAATACACGATGGCAATGTTGATATTGTCGTTGGCACTCAAATGATTGCCAAAGGTCATGACTATCAAAACATTGGACTAGTTGCCGTATTAGACGCTGATAGTCGACTGTATTCAGCAGACTTTAGGGCTGCCGAAAGATTATTTGCGCAGTTAGTTCAGGTGGCTGGACGTGCGGGTAGGTCGGGCACTCAAGGTGAAGCTGGGGGTGATATTTATATCGAGACACAATACCCAGAGTCACCGGTATTTCAGTATTTGTTAAGACATGATGTCGATGGATTTTTAGCATTTACTGCTAAAGAGCGAGAAGAGGCAAAATTACCACCCTACTCATATCAAGCGCTCATACATGCAGAAGGTAAAAGCTTGGATCAGGCGATTCAGTTCTTGAATGAACTAAAGACGCGTATAAAAATAAAGGGTCTGATTACAAAAGAGCTAAAAGTGTACGACCCAGTACCTAAGCCGGTCATGCGGGTGGCGGGTGCAGAGCGTGCTCAATTATTAATTGAGTCAGGCAATCGTAAACTGCTACAAGAAACACTTGAAATAATTGATCAAGTGTTACGCCAAGATTCCACAGGAAGAATCAGCAAAACATCACGCATTCGATGGCTGGTAGAGCGCGATCCGATTGCTATCTAA
- the gcvH gene encoding glycine cleavage system protein GcvH, whose translation MMKTQDTFRFAETHEWASIEDDGLAWVGISNHAQEALGDVMFFQAPKIGQQVKQGEAIAAIESVKAASDIHAPISGEIVALNEEMDANPEVVNTQPYTVWLFKIKPTSPEMLGANLNDLMSLTQYESCAGA comes from the coding sequence ATAATGAAAACTCAAGACACATTTAGGTTTGCAGAAACACATGAGTGGGCCAGTATCGAAGATGATGGACTGGCATGGGTGGGTATTAGCAATCATGCGCAAGAGGCTTTAGGTGATGTCATGTTTTTCCAAGCGCCAAAAATTGGTCAGCAAGTGAAGCAGGGCGAAGCCATTGCCGCAATAGAGTCAGTTAAAGCGGCAAGCGATATTCATGCGCCCATTAGCGGCGAGATTGTTGCCCTCAATGAAGAGATGGATGCTAACCCTGAGGTAGTAAATACTCAACCGTATACAGTTTGGTTATTTAAAATTAAACCAACATCCCCAGAGATGCTGGGTGCCAATCTTAACGACTTGATGTCGCTCACACAATACGAATCGTGTGCAGGCGCTTAG